In Desulfovibrio sp., the following are encoded in one genomic region:
- the cutC gene encoding choline trimethylamine-lyase, whose protein sequence is MDLRDFSNKLAEATKKLTPEERASLKKIFEGVSAEVLKTPPVKHMPESSGGSGIPDGPTERHVKLKETFLKQVPSITTHRARAITQIAKEHPGMPKAILRGKSFRRSCETAPLVILDQELIVGAPNGAPRAGAFSPDIAWRWMENEIDTIATRPQDPFYISGEDKRIMREEIFPFWKGKSVDEYCEDQYREAGLWELSGESYVTDCSYHAINGGGDSNPGYDVILMNKGMQDIKREAEEHLAKLDYENPEDIDKIYFYKSIIDTAEGVMIYAKRLSQYAAELAAREQNPKRKAELQKISEVNARVPAHKPSTFWEAIQAVWTIESLLVVEENQTGMSIGRVDQYMYPFYRADIDSGRMTEYEAFDLAGCMLIKMSEMMWITSEGGSKFFAGYQPFVNMCVGGVTREGRDATNDLTYLLMDAVRHVRIYQPSLAARVHNKSSQRYLKKIVDVIRSGMGFPAVHFDDAHIKMMLAKGVSIEDSRDYCIMGCVEPQKSGRLYQWTSTAYTQWPICIELVLNRGVPLWYGKKVCPDMGGLSEFDTYEKFEAAVKEQIKFITKWSSVATVISQRVHKELAPKPLMSLMYEGCMESGRDVSAGGAMYNFGPGVVWSGLATYTDSMAAIKKLVFDDKKYTLEQLNTALKANFEGFDKIKADCLAAPKYGNDDDYADLIAADLVYFTEAEHRKYKTLYSILSHGTLSISNNTPFGQLLGASANGREAWMPLSDGISPTQGADVKGPTAIIKSVSKMTNDSMNIGMVHNFKLMSGLLDTPEGENGIITLIRTACMLGNGEMQFNYLDNEVLLDAQKHPEKYRSLVVRVAGYSAFFVELCKDVQDEIISRTMLHSI, encoded by the coding sequence GTGGATCTTCGAGATTTTTCAAATAAGCTTGCAGAGGCGACAAAGAAACTGACTCCTGAAGAGCGTGCCTCTTTGAAAAAGATATTTGAGGGCGTTTCCGCGGAGGTTCTGAAAACTCCACCAGTGAAGCACATGCCTGAGTCCTCCGGCGGCTCAGGCATTCCGGATGGCCCCACGGAACGACACGTCAAGCTCAAGGAGACCTTCCTCAAGCAGGTTCCCAGCATCACCACCCACCGTGCCCGGGCCATCACCCAGATCGCCAAGGAGCATCCCGGTATGCCCAAGGCCATCCTGCGCGGAAAGAGTTTTCGCCGCTCGTGCGAAACCGCTCCTCTCGTCATCCTGGATCAGGAACTGATCGTGGGCGCCCCAAACGGTGCCCCCCGGGCGGGAGCGTTCTCCCCGGACATCGCCTGGCGCTGGATGGAAAACGAGATTGATACAATCGCCACCCGCCCGCAGGACCCGTTCTACATCTCCGGAGAAGACAAGCGGATCATGCGCGAAGAGATCTTTCCCTTCTGGAAAGGCAAGTCCGTGGATGAGTACTGCGAAGATCAATACAGGGAAGCCGGCCTGTGGGAACTCTCCGGCGAATCCTATGTTACGGACTGCTCCTACCACGCAATAAACGGCGGAGGTGACTCCAACCCCGGCTACGACGTCATCCTGATGAACAAGGGGATGCAAGATATCAAGCGTGAGGCCGAAGAGCATCTCGCCAAGCTTGATTATGAGAACCCCGAGGATATCGACAAGATCTATTTCTACAAATCCATCATCGACACCGCCGAAGGGGTGATGATCTACGCCAAACGGTTGTCCCAGTATGCGGCGGAGCTGGCCGCCAGGGAACAGAACCCCAAGCGCAAGGCCGAACTGCAGAAGATTTCCGAAGTGAACGCCAGGGTGCCGGCCCATAAGCCCAGCACGTTCTGGGAGGCCATCCAGGCGGTCTGGACCATCGAATCCCTCCTCGTGGTGGAGGAGAACCAGACCGGCATGTCCATCGGACGCGTGGACCAGTACATGTACCCCTTCTACAGGGCGGACATCGATTCCGGCCGCATGACCGAGTACGAGGCCTTCGATCTCGCCGGCTGCATGCTGATCAAGATGTCCGAGATGATGTGGATCACCAGCGAAGGGGGCTCAAAGTTTTTTGCCGGGTACCAGCCCTTCGTCAACATGTGCGTGGGCGGCGTGACCCGCGAAGGCCGCGACGCCACAAACGACCTCACCTACCTGCTCATGGACGCGGTGCGCCATGTCCGGATCTACCAGCCCTCCCTGGCCGCCCGGGTGCACAACAAGTCCTCGCAGCGCTATTTGAAGAAGATTGTGGATGTCATCCGTTCAGGCATGGGCTTTCCCGCGGTCCATTTCGACGATGCCCACATCAAGATGATGCTGGCCAAGGGCGTTTCCATCGAGGATTCCCGCGACTACTGCATTATGGGCTGTGTGGAGCCACAGAAGTCCGGCCGACTCTACCAGTGGACATCCACGGCCTACACCCAATGGCCCATATGCATTGAACTGGTGCTCAACCGCGGCGTCCCCCTCTGGTATGGCAAAAAGGTCTGCCCGGACATGGGGGGCTTAAGCGAGTTTGATACATACGAAAAGTTCGAGGCCGCGGTAAAGGAGCAGATCAAGTTCATCACCAAGTGGTCGAGCGTGGCCACTGTCATCTCCCAGCGCGTCCACAAGGAGCTTGCGCCCAAACCCCTGATGTCGCTCATGTACGAAGGATGCATGGAGTCAGGGAGGGACGTCTCCGCCGGAGGCGCCATGTACAACTTCGGCCCCGGGGTGGTCTGGAGCGGTCTGGCCACATACACCGACTCCATGGCTGCCATCAAAAAGCTCGTATTCGACGACAAGAAATACACGCTGGAGCAGCTAAACACTGCCCTGAAGGCGAACTTCGAGGGCTTTGACAAAATAAAGGCCGACTGCCTGGCCGCCCCCAAATACGGCAACGACGACGACTACGCCGACCTCATCGCGGCGGATCTGGTCTATTTTACCGAAGCGGAGCACCGCAAGTACAAGACGCTCTACTCCATATTGAGCCACGGCACCCTTTCCATCTCCAACAACACCCCCTTCGGCCAGTTGCTTGGGGCATCGGCCAACGGCCGCGAAGCCTGGATGCCTCTCTCCGACGGAATAAGCCCCACCCAGGGCGCGGACGTCAAAGGACCCACGGCCATCATCAAATCCGTCTCCAAGATGACCAACGACAGCATGAACATCGGCATGGTGCACAACTTCAAGCTGATGTCCGGCCTGCTCGACACGCCGGAAGGCGAGAACGGCATCATCACCCTTATCCGCACCGCCTGCATGCTGGGCAACGGAGAAATGCAATTCAACTACTTGGACAACGAAGTGCTCTTGGATGCCCAGAAGCATCCGGAGAAGTACCGTTCTCTCGTTGTGCGGGTGGCAGGATACAGCGCTTTCTTCGTGGAACTGTGCAAGGACGTGCAGGACGAGATCATCAGCAGAACAATGCTGCACAGCATATAA
- a CDS encoding aldehyde dehydrogenase family protein has translation MIVDNDLLSIQHARIIAENAFEAQRKLAAFPQEKLDEIVEYVADAVEAHTQTLAVLSHEETDYGRWQDKWVKNRFVCGHVRERLRGMRCVGVIGEDRQSRIMDVGIPVGVIAALCPATSPVSTTIHNTLIALKSGNAIIFSPHPRAVKCIEKVLHIMIDAAQAHGLPEGALACLHPVTKSGTLELMNHKAVSLIMITGVPGMLHAARNSGKPLVYGGTGNGPAFVERTADIQQAAKDIVASKTFDNGIAASAEQSIVVDACIARDVRRALQDNGAYFMSEEESHKLAVLFCPDGRPNAGVIGLSAGTLAQKAGFSVPADVTVLIAERKYVSDADPFSRETLSPVLGFYVEDDWMHACEKCIELLLYERNAHTMVIHSNDEEVIRQFALKKPVGRLLVNTPAAFGGMGATTNLFPSMTLGSGSAGYGITSDNVSPLNLIYTRKVGYGVRQMPAMDGSISEQEKPDPQKSMPGGSDHSMSSETIHQLLKEVIRVMNDPAAR, from the coding sequence ATGATTGTCGACAATGATTTGCTCTCCATTCAGCACGCCAGAATCATCGCTGAAAACGCCTTTGAGGCGCAAAGGAAGCTGGCGGCGTTTCCTCAGGAGAAGCTGGACGAAATCGTCGAGTACGTGGCTGACGCGGTCGAAGCGCATACCCAGACCCTTGCGGTCTTGTCTCATGAGGAAACGGACTACGGTAGATGGCAGGACAAGTGGGTGAAGAACCGCTTTGTCTGCGGCCATGTACGCGAACGGTTGCGGGGCATGCGCTGCGTGGGCGTCATAGGTGAAGACAGGCAGAGCCGCATCATGGATGTCGGCATCCCGGTCGGGGTGATCGCAGCCCTCTGCCCGGCGACCAGCCCGGTTTCCACAACCATCCATAACACGTTGATTGCCTTGAAGTCTGGTAACGCCATCATTTTCTCTCCCCACCCAAGGGCCGTGAAATGCATCGAAAAGGTGCTGCACATTATGATCGACGCAGCGCAGGCCCATGGTCTGCCTGAGGGGGCCCTTGCCTGCCTGCACCCGGTGACAAAAAGCGGGACCCTTGAGCTGATGAACCACAAGGCGGTCTCGCTCATTATGATCACAGGGGTGCCGGGCATGCTTCATGCGGCCCGGAATTCTGGCAAGCCCCTCGTGTATGGGGGAACCGGCAACGGCCCGGCCTTTGTTGAACGCACCGCCGACATCCAGCAGGCAGCCAAGGACATTGTTGCGAGCAAAACTTTTGATAACGGCATCGCCGCCTCGGCGGAACAGTCCATCGTGGTGGACGCCTGCATCGCCCGCGATGTAAGGCGCGCCTTGCAGGACAATGGCGCCTACTTCATGTCCGAGGAAGAATCGCACAAGCTAGCCGTGCTTTTCTGCCCGGATGGAAGGCCAAATGCAGGGGTAATAGGCCTGTCTGCCGGAACCCTGGCCCAGAAGGCGGGTTTTTCGGTTCCGGCTGATGTGACGGTTCTAATCGCGGAAAGAAAATACGTCTCCGATGCGGACCCCTTTTCCAGGGAAACGCTCTCCCCTGTCCTGGGCTTCTACGTGGAGGACGACTGGATGCACGCCTGCGAAAAGTGCATCGAATTGCTCCTTTACGAAAGAAATGCCCACACCATGGTCATTCATTCCAACGACGAAGAAGTCATCCGCCAGTTCGCCCTGAAAAAGCCCGTGGGCAGGCTCCTGGTGAATACGCCGGCCGCATTCGGCGGCATGGGCGCTACCACTAACCTCTTTCCCTCCATGACCTTGGGCAGCGGCTCCGCCGGATACGGAATCACCTCGGACAATGTGAGTCCGCTGAACCTCATATACACGCGCAAGGTTGGTTATGGCGTGCGGCAAATGCCTGCCATGGACGGCAGCATCTCAGAGCAGGAGAAACCCGACCCGCAAAAGAGCATGCCCGGCGGCAGCGACCACTCCATGAGCTCGGAAACCATACACCAGCTCCTGAAAGAAGTGATCCGGGTCATGAACGACCCTGCGGCCCGATGA
- a CDS encoding BMC domain-containing protein, which yields MRYYGEEALGLIETLGMVPAINGADRMLKAANVALIAYENVGSTLVAVMVKGDVAAVKAAVDAGAAGAAEIGKLTARNVMPRPIRGVGDIVSVHAVDDAHHQENGKHRPRALGLIEVFGIVFVLEAADAMLKTADVELVGYENVASGYISVLVQGDVAACTSAVEAGVKAVEEMGATVYSSVVIPSPHPSLASILKRYDLENLLPH from the coding sequence ATGAGGTATTACGGCGAGGAGGCCTTGGGCCTCATCGAGACTCTGGGAATGGTCCCGGCGATCAACGGGGCGGACAGGATGCTCAAAGCGGCCAATGTCGCCTTGATCGCCTATGAAAACGTAGGCTCCACCCTGGTTGCCGTCATGGTGAAGGGGGATGTGGCCGCCGTGAAGGCCGCAGTGGATGCTGGGGCGGCTGGGGCAGCAGAAATTGGCAAGCTTACGGCCCGCAACGTCATGCCCCGCCCAATCCGTGGGGTTGGCGACATCGTTTCCGTGCATGCCGTGGACGATGCGCACCACCAGGAAAACGGCAAGCACCGGCCCAGGGCGCTTGGTCTCATTGAAGTGTTCGGCATCGTCTTTGTCCTGGAAGCAGCGGACGCCATGCTGAAAACAGCGGATGTGGAACTCGTCGGCTACGAAAACGTCGCTTCGGGATACATCTCGGTTCTGGTTCAGGGGGATGTTGCCGCGTGTACCTCGGCGGTGGAAGCCGGAGTGAAGGCCGTCGAAGAGATGGGAGCCACGGTCTACAGCTCTGTTGTCATTCCCTCGCCCCACCCGAGCCTGGCCAGCATCCTTAAACGATACGACCTTGAGAATCTCCTTCCCCACTGA
- a CDS encoding methyl-accepting chemotaxis protein codes for MMFLLPTTVRTSTKIILLVLVLSSFTAIVGIYSIFGLATVKEQTDKLSNLELPGTYYIGRLHIELFSIAMVEKDILVTVEDSDLAKHEKRHKEEMARFAADLEQAKGYFWTEEGQTAFQKMVDAADAWKRVNIEVVRLALSRWDTKATALSTGEANKKLQAVEQCLETLSQINKANAARQIEIIDATTGKIKQTAFAAIAVCVCLGLGMGLLFARTLKKQLGEEPKVLADVAQRIAMGDLDVAGDSGSAASGVYKAMLQMSGNLKSKIREAQEKTSEAAEEASRATSALASAAEAHAKSESAKREGVLLAANSVQQIAERLSVATEDLISRIDQSSKGAEHQAARTGETASAMEEMTASVLEVAQNASHASETAHSAKAKAQEGAREVGQVIREIGDLQKQAQELRMDMSMLGTQAQGIGNVLNVITDIADQTNLLALNAAIEAARAGEAGRGFAVVADEVRKLAEKTMTATKQVGDAIAGIQSGTTKNIGNAARAVEIVESVTTLATRSGASLSEIVQLIDLTSDQVRTIATASEQQSATSEQINRALEEVSHISNATSEAMEHCSTSVDMLLSQAQSLNSLVEQMLSE; via the coding sequence ATGATGTTTCTCCTTCCTACAACTGTAAGAACGAGTACAAAAATTATCCTACTCGTACTTGTGCTTTCTTCATTTACCGCAATTGTGGGGATATACAGCATATTCGGACTTGCTACCGTTAAAGAACAAACCGACAAGCTTTCAAACCTGGAGCTTCCTGGAACATACTACATAGGCCGCCTCCACATTGAACTCTTCAGTATTGCCATGGTTGAAAAAGACATCCTCGTTACGGTGGAAGACTCGGACCTGGCCAAACACGAGAAACGCCACAAGGAGGAGATGGCCCGCTTCGCCGCTGACCTGGAACAGGCGAAAGGATACTTCTGGACCGAGGAAGGCCAGACGGCTTTCCAAAAAATGGTCGATGCCGCTGACGCATGGAAGCGGGTGAACATCGAGGTGGTCCGGCTGGCCCTCTCCAGGTGGGACACCAAGGCCACGGCATTGTCCACCGGCGAAGCCAACAAGAAGCTCCAGGCCGTGGAGCAATGCCTCGAAACGCTCAGCCAGATCAACAAAGCAAACGCGGCCAGGCAGATCGAAATCATCGACGCCACCACCGGGAAAATCAAGCAGACGGCTTTCGCGGCCATCGCCGTCTGTGTCTGCCTCGGGCTCGGAATGGGACTTCTCTTCGCCAGGACGCTCAAAAAGCAGCTGGGAGAAGAACCGAAGGTGCTTGCGGACGTGGCGCAGCGCATAGCCATGGGGGATCTGGATGTAGCCGGAGATTCGGGAAGCGCAGCCAGCGGGGTTTACAAGGCCATGTTGCAGATGAGCGGCAACCTGAAATCCAAAATTCGCGAGGCACAAGAAAAAACCAGCGAAGCCGCGGAAGAGGCTTCACGCGCCACCAGCGCCCTGGCCTCCGCGGCCGAGGCGCATGCCAAATCGGAATCCGCCAAGCGCGAGGGAGTTCTCCTGGCCGCCAACTCCGTCCAGCAAATTGCTGAAAGGCTGTCCGTTGCCACGGAAGACCTCATAAGCCGCATAGACCAATCCAGCAAAGGCGCCGAGCATCAGGCGGCCCGGACCGGCGAAACCGCCTCGGCCATGGAGGAGATGACCGCTTCGGTTCTCGAGGTGGCCCAGAATGCCTCCCATGCTTCGGAAACGGCTCATTCGGCCAAGGCCAAAGCCCAGGAGGGAGCTCGCGAGGTCGGGCAAGTCATTCGCGAAATCGGGGATCTCCAGAAACAAGCCCAGGAATTACGCATGGATATGAGCATGCTCGGCACCCAGGCACAGGGGATCGGGAACGTGCTCAATGTCATCACCGACATAGCGGACCAGACAAACCTGCTGGCCTTGAACGCGGCCATCGAGGCTGCCCGGGCCGGGGAAGCCGGCAGGGGGTTCGCCGTCGTGGCTGATGAAGTCCGTAAGCTGGCGGAGAAGACCATGACGGCCACCAAACAGGTTGGCGACGCCATTGCCGGCATCCAGAGCGGAACTACGAAGAACATCGGCAATGCGGCGCGCGCCGTGGAGATCGTCGAATCAGTCACGACTCTGGCGACGCGGTCTGGCGCCTCGCTCTCTGAAATCGTTCAGCTCATTGACCTGACCTCGGACCAGGTGCGAACCATCGCCACCGCGTCGGAACAGCAGTCGGCCACAAGCGAACAGATCAACAGGGCCTTGGAGGAAGTGAGCCACATTTCGAATGCGACATCGGAAGCGATGGAGCATTGCTCGACCTCCGTCGACATGCTTCTCTCACAGGCCCAGAGCCTCAATTCGCTTGTGGAACAAATGCTGTCTGAATGA
- a CDS encoding DMT family transporter, with protein MFKKISHPGGYSVPEFTGRSPAAALVQRDLDFAKLGLIWGLLSGMLWGLNSVVLDQGLKHGPFANSALWLLAPLTAAAMHDILASCWLLLFNVSTGRIREIGRSLFTRPGIKICLAALFGGPLGMGGYIIGIKLAGPAYVLPITSLYPAVASALAMVFLNERISLRAWLGLALCVAGAIIIGYSPPDASPGNDFYIGIAMAIVATFGWGTEGVLSTSGMDLLDPAVALNIRQLVSGVAYMLIILPLLGGWLVLEDALAAPSSLILLGAGGLGAASYMLWYRSMNMTGVSRAMALNVTYALWGILFSALFSDTTITLALTVGAVTITTGMILVVGNIKEMTNLRNGA; from the coding sequence ATGTTTAAGAAAATTTCACATCCGGGAGGATACTCGGTGCCTGAATTCACCGGCCGGTCTCCAGCGGCGGCATTGGTTCAACGCGACCTTGATTTCGCCAAACTTGGCCTCATCTGGGGGCTCCTCTCCGGCATGCTGTGGGGCTTAAATAGCGTCGTGCTCGACCAGGGGCTCAAACACGGGCCTTTCGCGAATTCCGCCCTCTGGCTGCTGGCGCCGCTCACCGCCGCAGCCATGCACGACATTCTGGCAAGCTGTTGGCTTTTACTGTTCAACGTCTCCACTGGACGAATCCGCGAAATCGGGCGCAGCCTCTTCACCCGGCCGGGGATCAAGATCTGCTTGGCCGCGCTGTTCGGAGGCCCGCTCGGCATGGGCGGATACATCATCGGGATCAAGCTTGCCGGCCCCGCGTACGTCCTGCCCATCACCTCGCTGTACCCGGCGGTCGCTTCGGCCTTGGCAATGGTGTTCCTCAATGAGCGCATAAGCCTGAGGGCCTGGCTGGGACTGGCGCTCTGCGTCGCCGGAGCCATCATCATTGGCTATTCGCCGCCTGACGCCTCCCCGGGAAACGATTTCTACATCGGCATTGCCATGGCCATAGTAGCCACGTTCGGCTGGGGCACTGAAGGCGTTTTGTCCACCAGCGGCATGGACCTGCTGGACCCGGCCGTGGCCTTGAACATCCGCCAGCTGGTGTCTGGCGTGGCCTACATGCTTATCATCCTCCCGCTCCTCGGGGGCTGGCTGGTACTCGAAGATGCCCTGGCAGCTCCCTCGTCGCTCATCCTCCTGGGCGCTGGCGGACTTGGCGCTGCTTCGTACATGCTTTGGTACCGGTCCATGAACATGACCGGGGTGAGCCGGGCAATGGCCCTCAATGTGACCTACGCGCTCTGGGGCATCCTTTTCAGCGCCCTGTTCTCCGATACGACCATCACCCTGGCCCTCACCGTGGGCGCAGTGACCATCACCACCGGCATGATCCTGGTCGTCGGCAACATCAAGGAAATGACCAACCTGCGTAACGGCGCATAG
- a CDS encoding sigma 54-interacting transcriptional regulator: MSTYGPNQFAPEQDSAITAVADGDDIRRQLHRSERKLTRLLNNLPGMAYCCRIGEEFSYVLEFVSRGSIDLLGFTPEELITQKVNTIERMMHPEDVERVRKEEREAILQGRPYKLMYRVTAANGETKWLWDQGEPVFEESGLPVLLEGIIMDVSVQKMREITLQEENERLRSSVNGGCGLGELVGMSLSMQQVYKLILKAAQSDTNVVIFGETGTGKDLVARTIHEMSGRKGKYVPVNCGAIPEQLLESEFFGHKKGAFSGAYDNRQGYLAAADGGTLFLDELGELNLNLQVKLLRAIETKQYVPVGDTVPRRSDFRIITATHKDIKEMVREKTMRADFFYRIHVLSIHIPALRERPEDIPLLIDKFLARCEERGQKTVSMSAAVRMAMMKYDWPGNIRELHNVLDRYVTFGEVNFSDVRLCNQLLPGCEVDIELRDTETLNDAVERLEKAMIQRTLEQCRWHKGETARVLGLNLRTLQRKVKQYGI, translated from the coding sequence ATGAGCACATACGGTCCGAATCAGTTTGCCCCGGAACAAGACAGCGCAATCACCGCAGTCGCGGATGGTGACGATATTCGCAGGCAATTGCATCGAAGCGAGAGGAAACTGACGCGATTGTTGAACAATCTTCCGGGCATGGCCTATTGTTGCCGGATCGGCGAAGAGTTTTCCTACGTTCTTGAATTTGTCAGCCGGGGGAGCATCGATCTGCTGGGGTTCACGCCCGAAGAGCTGATCACCCAAAAGGTGAACACCATAGAGCGCATGATGCACCCTGAGGATGTCGAGCGGGTCCGCAAGGAGGAGCGCGAAGCCATCCTTCAGGGCAGGCCGTATAAGCTCATGTACCGCGTCACCGCTGCCAATGGCGAGACGAAATGGCTCTGGGACCAGGGTGAACCGGTCTTCGAGGAGAGCGGCCTACCCGTACTGCTCGAAGGTATCATCATGGACGTAAGCGTCCAGAAGATGCGCGAAATCACCTTGCAGGAGGAAAACGAGCGGCTGCGCTCTTCGGTGAACGGGGGGTGCGGGCTTGGGGAACTCGTGGGAATGAGCCTGTCCATGCAGCAGGTCTACAAGCTCATTCTGAAGGCTGCCCAAAGCGACACCAACGTGGTGATTTTCGGGGAAACCGGCACCGGCAAGGATCTGGTCGCGCGGACCATTCACGAGATGAGCGGGCGCAAGGGCAAGTACGTGCCCGTCAACTGCGGGGCCATCCCGGAGCAGCTGCTCGAAAGCGAATTCTTTGGGCATAAGAAAGGCGCGTTCTCAGGGGCGTACGACAATCGCCAGGGGTATCTGGCGGCGGCGGACGGGGGGACGCTCTTTCTGGACGAACTCGGGGAGCTCAACCTGAACCTACAGGTCAAGTTGCTGCGCGCCATCGAAACCAAACAGTACGTGCCCGTGGGCGACACGGTCCCCAGGCGCTCCGATTTCAGGATCATCACCGCCACGCACAAGGATATCAAGGAGATGGTCCGTGAAAAAACCATGCGGGCCGACTTCTTCTACAGAATCCACGTCTTAAGCATCCACATCCCAGCGCTTCGCGAGAGGCCCGAAGATATCCCCTTGCTCATCGACAAGTTCCTTGCCCGCTGCGAGGAGCGCGGCCAGAAGACGGTGAGCATGTCGGCGGCCGTTCGCATGGCCATGATGAAGTACGACTGGCCCGGCAACATCCGCGAGCTCCACAATGTGCTCGACCGCTACGTCACTTTTGGGGAAGTCAACTTTTCGGATGTGCGGCTGTGCAACCAGCTCTTGCCGGGTTGCGAGGTGGACATTGAGCTGCGCGATACGGAAACGCTCAACGACGCGGTGGAACGGCTGGAGAAGGCCATGATACAAAGAACCCTCGAGCAGTGCCGCTGGCACAAGGGGGAAACCGCGCGTGTTCTGGGGCTCAACCTGAGGACCCTGCAGCGCAAGGTGAAGCAATACGGAATCTGA
- a CDS encoding YitT family protein codes for MKQHIGLKHITNSLPWNLWLLCAGSFLYVLGYNGIARQHEFIPGGLYGLAVLIQQGTGMFSVASLYALFNVPIFILALHGVSRRFFLLNLFCMAVVAWLTSALQVDFAIHDRLHAAIASGALMGAGCGVILRSSGAGGGLDVLAVMLNQRYGIRFGLFYFVVNVLLMLAAATRIEPDLVVSSIVLQCICSVVTEYILSLFNQRKSVWIISAKTEEISRRLADETPLSGTVIRGRGIYSGKEIDMLYSIAHNFHIKTIEDIVYDIDPDAIFVVENTFTVFGGNIASRKKY; via the coding sequence ATGAAACAACACATTGGACTGAAACACATCACCAATTCCCTGCCCTGGAACCTCTGGCTCCTCTGCGCCGGAAGCTTCCTCTATGTCCTCGGCTACAACGGCATCGCTAGGCAGCACGAGTTCATCCCGGGGGGGCTCTACGGACTTGCGGTTCTCATACAGCAGGGTACGGGCATGTTTTCCGTGGCCTCCCTTTACGCCTTGTTCAACGTTCCCATCTTCATCCTGGCTCTGCATGGCGTCAGCAGGCGTTTTTTCCTGCTGAACCTCTTTTGCATGGCCGTGGTCGCCTGGCTCACCTCCGCTCTCCAGGTGGATTTTGCCATTCATGACCGCCTGCATGCGGCCATCGCGTCAGGAGCCCTGATGGGGGCCGGCTGCGGCGTCATCCTTCGCTCAAGCGGGGCTGGGGGGGGGCTGGACGTGCTGGCCGTGATGCTGAACCAGCGCTATGGGATACGATTTGGCCTTTTCTACTTCGTGGTGAACGTGCTGCTCATGCTGGCTGCCGCCACGCGCATCGAACCGGATCTTGTGGTGTCTTCAATCGTGCTGCAATGCATCTGTTCGGTGGTCACGGAGTACATTCTCTCGCTTTTCAACCAGCGTAAATCCGTGTGGATCATCTCGGCAAAGACCGAGGAAATCTCCCGCAGGCTGGCTGACGAGACCCCGCTGTCCGGAACGGTTATCCGTGGCCGCGGCATCTATTCCGGCAAAGAGATCGACATGCTCTACTCCATCGCCCACAACTTCCACATCAAGACCATCGAGGACATCGTCTACGACATCGACCCCGATGCCATTTTCGTGGTGGAGAACACCTTCACCGTGTTCGGAGGCAACATCGCGTCGCGCAAAAAGTACTGA